In Salarias fasciatus chromosome 2, fSalaFa1.1, whole genome shotgun sequence, one genomic interval encodes:
- the LOC115402388 gene encoding SH3 domain and tetratricopeptide repeat-containing protein 2-like isoform X3 translates to MGNESEGESWRQHRDISPAELDALWREPPYTLGGTSEHFSGNGVMTQGEEEDGPLVESGEGGVEPDSYWKKKEAFLKGSTVSLGEKFSSEIVLSFTGRRRSNVSPDRALQEALRTQLRVVESNSQDVIQLFKDLSARLVCVHAEKDSFVLTFKTVEEIWKFSTYLALGYVARCLENFLCDQSIWLDPELLSDLEISVTVNEEQLATLYLELLIQEGSFFAKALFTRDQDEDDEEQLGFRKNDLLMVKDTGQDDMWEGSMISTGKHGLVPVNAMQPLPYPFYQWFLRKYPGYAGCSPTEKEPFEHYIVTGSCVAVVDYSPVGRDELQLSQGDIVEIQCLLLRSLAVFIGKHSSTGHTGFVHKAHVQPLNTKPLDEQLVFLTEEEKASLARVNPCSSELSDGSLLERLFSSDISCVYRLDRLDETDFMYIRNRPKHDHKARQSATSERSAGTPPYQSSPRTSFSHSSPRVSIYQSHNLLPQEGERLSFALDDTFRELDEFHEDPPLFLEENSWDAEESELSDPTLILLNQDHFQEDFQPLYDLRYSFLWTTFGGKTEDELSGHLESVRECAKRLGMHWAHRRACFVLGRLCARKLKLSQARVYYEEALSVCVDSFSDTPLLVALYTNLTAIYLKQRMTDKLSQTLEKASALLLCLPAHVFTSADEAELLQLLLRRAVVMVDKHLEARVCYLTSSLFLLLRKTDDALPFVERLQFLSRTLSAAECRPIAPLDLNWLLSWLYHRKYMPFLALASLSLDSRRDHSLQNAFQRIDLFIKNSVRLNPCWKEGTSLLPAQIVVYLQQTLVIAEQGEDIKTQRDLCLGLATVYQQYGALDEAVRCAQQAVETGGHINEEEGFEASVLLGWLLVLSGHAEKAQSVLQPLLTSLQGTDSPTQRGVIHNLLALCLRHQGRVQEAGRHFHSALVISRESGNQRNQALALANLGCLALDVGASWVAERFLFRSLYLFGELCESPADEEHVQTCLWLGRSFRDRGRNQDSRACYEMGLLIALHAKNLHSQMVVAKVLSRLYTDMLLYGQSIVYYEHCVSVSRALKDKRLEGEYLEILSSLYLSLNTERSSRKSLDYTKQSLRISIDLGKREEESETWLQVGRIYHLIQEEELADMYLQAAVKTALRMKDSHFAMSIYEEAGDVYFKSHHNRMASLPFYRDGSLPFARSIKDIHSEYRLLSKLTELLMNQGEQEEALQYATLAVQIAGKTGVGVNERTAYHRLATVHYSLEQYELAENYYLKSLSLCPAVLQQPAEAQYYTKLYCRLGNITLHKLKVQEAGRRCSNQNSLCAAGLKGPVEDAHDAVGYFQLALAAALEDRTHPEALYVVYMKLAEIHGNHMPDSQLCQVYIDGAQSLKRVLAGEKSADDADEGPSQKGKRKLDADAGLSESLMKKNGISDAISKDVKCEDDSASRTSASHLDSQRRCSITDLKGDHNHYLPDTDGPFVDAPGSESETIASQSYSESVLTESFDTAKEHISDSSCSTETSQTYQNPTDDKDSDFDTGSLQTQIPANDSRIIKEARL, encoded by the exons ACATCTCTCCTGCAGAGCTGGACGCTCTTTGGAGGGAACCTCCGTACACTCTCGGGGGAACCAGTGAACATTTCTCAGGAAATGGCGTCATGACTCAAG gtgaggaggaggatggtcCGCTGGTGGAGTCAGGCGAGGGCGGGGTGGAGCCAGACAGCtactggaagaagaaagaggcGTTCCTCAAAGGCAGCACCGTGTCTCTGGGGGAGAAATTCTCTTCAG AAATCGTGCTGTCGTTCACTGGCCGACGGCGCTCCAACGTGAGTCCTGACCGGGCCCTCCAGGAGGCCCTGCGCACCCAGCTCCGAGTGGTGGAGAGCAACAGCCAGGATGTCATTCAGCTCTTCAAG GACTTGTCTGCACGTCTGGTTTGTGTCCACGCTGAGAAGGACAGCTTTGTTCTCACTTTCAAGACTGTGGAGGAAATCTGGAAGTTTTCCACTTACTTAGCATTAG GCTACGTGGCTCGTTGTTTGGAGAACTTCTTGTGTGATCAGTCGATCTGGCTCGATCCAGAGCTGCTCAGTGACTTGGAGATCAGTGTAACTGTGAACGAGGAACAGCTGGCTACCCTCTACCTGGAGCTCTTAATCCAAGAAG GATCCTTCTTCGCGAAGGCGCTGTTCACACGTGACCAGGATGAGGACGACGAAGAGCAGCTGGGGTTCCGAAAGAACGACCTGCTGATGGTGAAAGACACGGGGCAGGACGACATGTGGGAGGGCTCCATGATCTCCACCGGAAAGCACGGCCTGGTGCCCGTCAACGCCATGCAGCCGCTGCCCTACCCCTTCTACCA GTGGTTCCTGAGGAAGTATCCAGGCTACGCTGGATGTTCGCCTACAGAAAAGGAACCGTTCGAGCATTATATTG tgACTGGCTCTTGCGTAGCAGTCGTTGACTACAGTCCGGTGGGGAGAGACGAGCTGCAGCTGAGCCAAGGTGACATTGTGGAGATTCAGTGTCTGCTGCTCCGGAGTCTGGCTGTTTTCATAGGAAAGCACTCTTCCACGGGACACACTGGCTTCGTACACAAGGCCCACGTCCAGCCTCTAAATACCAAACCTCT AGACGAACAGTTGGTTTTTctgactgaggaggagaaggccaGTCTGGCTCGGGTTAACCCGTGTAGCTCCGAGCTGAGCGACGGCAGCCTGCTGGAAAGACTCTTCTCATCCGACATCAGCTGCGTCTACAGGCTGG ACAGGCTGGATGAGACGGACTTCATGTACATCAGGAATCGACCGAAACATG ATCACAAAGCCCGTCAGAGCGCCACGTCAGAAAGAAGTGCAGGGACGCCGCCCTACCAGTCCTCCCCTCGCACGTCTTTCTCTCATTCCTCTCCTCGTGTGTCCATCTATCAGTCTCACAATCTGCTGCCTCAAGAGGGGGAGCGGCTGTCCTTCGCCCTGGATGACACATTCAGAGAGCTGGACGAGTTCCACGAAGATCCACCTCTCTTCTTAGAGGAAAACAGCTGGGACGCGGAGGAGTCCGAGCTCAGCGACCCGACTCTGATCCTGCTCAACCAAGATCATTTCCAG GAGGATTTCCAGCCCTTATACGATTTGCGGTATTCCTTTCTGTGGACGACCTTCGGGGGGAAGACTGAGGACGAGCTGTCAGGACACCTGGAGAGTGTCAGGGAGTGCGCCAAGAGACTGGGCATGCACTGGGCTCACCGGCGGGCGTGCTTCGTCCTGGGAAGGCTGTGTGCCAGGAAGCTAAAACTGTCCCAG GCACGCGTGTACTACGAGGAAGCTCTGAGTGTGTGCGTGGACAGTTTCTCCGACACGCCGCTCCTCGTCGCTCTCTACACCAACCTCACCGCCATCTACCTGAAGCAGCGCATGACGGACAAACTGAGCCAGACCCTGGAGAAGGCCAGCGCcctgctcctctgtctcccCGCTCACGTCTTCACGTCGGCGGACGaggcggagctgctgcagctgctcctgagGAGAGCGGTGGTGATGGTGGACAAACACCTGGAGGCTCGCGTCTGCTACCTGACCTCcagcctcttcctgctcctcaggAAGACTGACGATGCTCTCCCTTTTGTGGAGCGACTCCAGTTTCTGTCCAGGACTCTTTCCGCTGCCGAGTGCCGGCCGATAGCGCCCTTGGACCTCAACTGGCTTTTGAGTTGGCTGTATCATCGTAAATACATGCCTTTCTTAGCTCTGGCCTCTCTGAGCCTGGACTCCAGACGGGACCACTCCCTGCAAAACGCCTTCCAGAGGATTGACTTATTTATCAAGAACTCTGTGCGACTAAATCCGTGCTGGAAGGAAGGGACGTCCTTGCTACCTGCTCAGATCGTGGTTTATTTGCAGCAGACCCTGGTAATCGCCGAGCAGGGGGAGGACATAAAGACCCAGAGGGATTTGTGCCTGGGCTTAGCCACAGTTTACCAGCAGTACGGCGCCCTCGATGAAGCGGTGCGCTGCGCTCAGCAGGCCGTTGAGACCGGAGGCCACATAAATGAAGAGGAGGGCTTTGAGGCGTCTGTTCTTCTTGGGTGGCTGCTGGTGTTATCAGGGCATGCTGAGAAGGCCCAGAGTGTCCTACAGCCACTGCTCACATCGCTACAG GGAACAGACAGTCCCACTCAGCGAGGGGTCATTCATAACCTCCTGGCTCTTTGTCTGAGGCATCAGGGTCGTGTGCAAGAAGCAGGCCGGCATTTTCACTCCGCTCTGGTGATCTCCAGAGAAAGCGGAAACCAGAGGAATCAAGCCCTGGCACTGGCCAACCTGGGCTGTCTGGCGCTAGATGTAGGTGCATCCTGGGTCGCAGAACGCTTCCTGTTCAG ATCCCTCTACCTGTTTGGGGAGCTGTGCGAGAGTCCGGCTGATGAGGAGCACGTGCAGACCTGCCTCTGGCTCGGGCGAAGcttcagagacagagggaggaatcAAGACAGCAGGGCTTGTTACGAAATGGGGCTACTAATTGCACTGCATGCCAAAAACCTGCACA GTCAGATGGTGGTGGCCAAGGTGCTGAGTCGTCTGTACACTGACATGCTGCTGTACGGCCAGAGCATCGTCTACTACGagcactgtgtgtctgtgtccagAGCACTGAAAGACAAAAGGCTGGAGGGGGAATATCTGGAAATCCTCAGCAGCCTCTACCTCTCTCTCAACACCGAGAG ATCGTCTCGGAAGTCTCTCGACTACACCAAGCAGAGCCTGAGGATCTCCATCGACCTGGGCAAACGGGAGGAAGAGTCGGAAACGTGGCTGCAGGTGGGACGCATCTATCACCTCatccaggaggaagagctggCCGACATGTACCTGCAG GCAGCGGTGAAAACAGCCCTGAGGATGAAGGACTCTCACTTTGCGATGAGCATCTATGAGGAGGCGGGAGACGTCTACTTTAAGAGCCACCACAACAGGATGGCTTCTCTGCCTTTCTACAGG GATGGTAGTCTGCCGTTTGCTAGGAGCATCAAGGACATCCACTCGGAGTACCGCCTGTTAAGTAAACTGACGGAGCTGCTGATGAACCAAggcgagcaggaggaggctctgCAGTACGCAACCCTGGCTGTTCAGATCGCCGGCAAAACAG GTGTCGGTGTGAACGAGAGAACCGCCTACCACCGGCTGGCCACGGTGCACTACAGCCTGGAGCAGTACGAGCTGGCAGAAAACTACTACCTGAAGTCGCTCTCACTGTGTCCGgccgtcctgcagcagccggcAGAAGCGCAATACTACACCAAGCTGTACTGCAGACTGGGAAACATCACCCTGCACAAGCTGAAGGTACAGGAGGCAGGGCGGCGGTGTTCAAATCAAAACtccctctgtgctgctggtttGAAAGGGCCTGTCGAG gatgCTCACGATGCAGTGGGTTACTTCCAGTTGGCTCTGGCAGCAGCACTGGAGGACCGAACTCACCCCGAGGCGCTCTATGTGGTGTACATGAAGCTGGCGGAGATCCATGGAAACCACATGCCCGATTCTCAGCTCTGCCAAGTTTACATAGACGGGGCTCAGAGTCTGAAGAGAGTTCTGGCCGGAGAGAAAAGCGCGGATGATGCAGACGAAGGGCCGAGCCAAAAGGGGAAGAGGAAGCTGGATGCTGACGCGGGACTTTCAGAAAGTTTGATGAAGAAAAACGGCATTTCTGATGCAATATCTAAAGACGTGAAGTGTGAAGATGATTCAGCTTCCAGAACAAGTGCATCCCATCTGGACTCACAGCGTAGATGTTCAATCACTGATCTGAAAGGAGATCACAATCACTATCTCCCTGATACAGACGGTCCTTTTGTGGACGCTCCTGGCTCCGAATCAGAAACGATTGCCAGTCAGTCATACAGCGAGAGTGTTTTAACGGAGTCCTTTGATACGGCAAAGGAGCACATCTCAgactccagctgctccaccgaAACATCACAAACGTACCAGAATCCCACAGATGACAAAGACTCTGACTTTGATACCGGCAGCCTGCAAACTCAAATACCTGCTAATGACTCAAGGATCATCAAAGAGGCAAGACTCTGA
- the LOC115402388 gene encoding SH3 domain and tetratricopeptide repeat-containing protein 2-like isoform X1 → MALISGSCRLLGQMASCCCRPLLHSACCGPLIKVCLSSFTDISPAELDALWREPPYTLGGTSEHFSGNGVMTQGEEEDGPLVESGEGGVEPDSYWKKKEAFLKGSTVSLGEKFSSEIVLSFTGRRRSNVSPDRALQEALRTQLRVVESNSQDVIQLFKDLSARLVCVHAEKDSFVLTFKTVEEIWKFSTYLALGYVARCLENFLCDQSIWLDPELLSDLEISVTVNEEQLATLYLELLIQEGSFFAKALFTRDQDEDDEEQLGFRKNDLLMVKDTGQDDMWEGSMISTGKHGLVPVNAMQPLPYPFYQWFLRKYPGYAGCSPTEKEPFEHYIVTGSCVAVVDYSPVGRDELQLSQGDIVEIQCLLLRSLAVFIGKHSSTGHTGFVHKAHVQPLNTKPLDEQLVFLTEEEKASLARVNPCSSELSDGSLLERLFSSDISCVYRLDRLDETDFMYIRNRPKHDHKARQSATSERSAGTPPYQSSPRTSFSHSSPRVSIYQSHNLLPQEGERLSFALDDTFRELDEFHEDPPLFLEENSWDAEESELSDPTLILLNQDHFQEDFQPLYDLRYSFLWTTFGGKTEDELSGHLESVRECAKRLGMHWAHRRACFVLGRLCARKLKLSQARVYYEEALSVCVDSFSDTPLLVALYTNLTAIYLKQRMTDKLSQTLEKASALLLCLPAHVFTSADEAELLQLLLRRAVVMVDKHLEARVCYLTSSLFLLLRKTDDALPFVERLQFLSRTLSAAECRPIAPLDLNWLLSWLYHRKYMPFLALASLSLDSRRDHSLQNAFQRIDLFIKNSVRLNPCWKEGTSLLPAQIVVYLQQTLVIAEQGEDIKTQRDLCLGLATVYQQYGALDEAVRCAQQAVETGGHINEEEGFEASVLLGWLLVLSGHAEKAQSVLQPLLTSLQGTDSPTQRGVIHNLLALCLRHQGRVQEAGRHFHSALVISRESGNQRNQALALANLGCLALDVGASWVAERFLFRSLYLFGELCESPADEEHVQTCLWLGRSFRDRGRNQDSRACYEMGLLIALHAKNLHSQMVVAKVLSRLYTDMLLYGQSIVYYEHCVSVSRALKDKRLEGEYLEILSSLYLSLNTERSSRKSLDYTKQSLRISIDLGKREEESETWLQVGRIYHLIQEEELADMYLQAAVKTALRMKDSHFAMSIYEEAGDVYFKSHHNRMASLPFYRDGSLPFARSIKDIHSEYRLLSKLTELLMNQGEQEEALQYATLAVQIAGKTGVGVNERTAYHRLATVHYSLEQYELAENYYLKSLSLCPAVLQQPAEAQYYTKLYCRLGNITLHKLKVQEAGRRCSNQNSLCAAGLKGPVEDAHDAVGYFQLALAAALEDRTHPEALYVVYMKLAEIHGNHMPDSQLCQVYIDGAQSLKRVLAGEKSADDADEGPSQKGKRKLDADAGLSESLMKKNGISDAISKDVKCEDDSASRTSASHLDSQRRCSITDLKGDHNHYLPDTDGPFVDAPGSESETIASQSYSESVLTESFDTAKEHISDSSCSTETSQTYQNPTDDKDSDFDTGSLQTQIPANDSRIIKEARL, encoded by the exons ACATCTCTCCTGCAGAGCTGGACGCTCTTTGGAGGGAACCTCCGTACACTCTCGGGGGAACCAGTGAACATTTCTCAGGAAATGGCGTCATGACTCAAG gtgaggaggaggatggtcCGCTGGTGGAGTCAGGCGAGGGCGGGGTGGAGCCAGACAGCtactggaagaagaaagaggcGTTCCTCAAAGGCAGCACCGTGTCTCTGGGGGAGAAATTCTCTTCAG AAATCGTGCTGTCGTTCACTGGCCGACGGCGCTCCAACGTGAGTCCTGACCGGGCCCTCCAGGAGGCCCTGCGCACCCAGCTCCGAGTGGTGGAGAGCAACAGCCAGGATGTCATTCAGCTCTTCAAG GACTTGTCTGCACGTCTGGTTTGTGTCCACGCTGAGAAGGACAGCTTTGTTCTCACTTTCAAGACTGTGGAGGAAATCTGGAAGTTTTCCACTTACTTAGCATTAG GCTACGTGGCTCGTTGTTTGGAGAACTTCTTGTGTGATCAGTCGATCTGGCTCGATCCAGAGCTGCTCAGTGACTTGGAGATCAGTGTAACTGTGAACGAGGAACAGCTGGCTACCCTCTACCTGGAGCTCTTAATCCAAGAAG GATCCTTCTTCGCGAAGGCGCTGTTCACACGTGACCAGGATGAGGACGACGAAGAGCAGCTGGGGTTCCGAAAGAACGACCTGCTGATGGTGAAAGACACGGGGCAGGACGACATGTGGGAGGGCTCCATGATCTCCACCGGAAAGCACGGCCTGGTGCCCGTCAACGCCATGCAGCCGCTGCCCTACCCCTTCTACCA GTGGTTCCTGAGGAAGTATCCAGGCTACGCTGGATGTTCGCCTACAGAAAAGGAACCGTTCGAGCATTATATTG tgACTGGCTCTTGCGTAGCAGTCGTTGACTACAGTCCGGTGGGGAGAGACGAGCTGCAGCTGAGCCAAGGTGACATTGTGGAGATTCAGTGTCTGCTGCTCCGGAGTCTGGCTGTTTTCATAGGAAAGCACTCTTCCACGGGACACACTGGCTTCGTACACAAGGCCCACGTCCAGCCTCTAAATACCAAACCTCT AGACGAACAGTTGGTTTTTctgactgaggaggagaaggccaGTCTGGCTCGGGTTAACCCGTGTAGCTCCGAGCTGAGCGACGGCAGCCTGCTGGAAAGACTCTTCTCATCCGACATCAGCTGCGTCTACAGGCTGG ACAGGCTGGATGAGACGGACTTCATGTACATCAGGAATCGACCGAAACATG ATCACAAAGCCCGTCAGAGCGCCACGTCAGAAAGAAGTGCAGGGACGCCGCCCTACCAGTCCTCCCCTCGCACGTCTTTCTCTCATTCCTCTCCTCGTGTGTCCATCTATCAGTCTCACAATCTGCTGCCTCAAGAGGGGGAGCGGCTGTCCTTCGCCCTGGATGACACATTCAGAGAGCTGGACGAGTTCCACGAAGATCCACCTCTCTTCTTAGAGGAAAACAGCTGGGACGCGGAGGAGTCCGAGCTCAGCGACCCGACTCTGATCCTGCTCAACCAAGATCATTTCCAG GAGGATTTCCAGCCCTTATACGATTTGCGGTATTCCTTTCTGTGGACGACCTTCGGGGGGAAGACTGAGGACGAGCTGTCAGGACACCTGGAGAGTGTCAGGGAGTGCGCCAAGAGACTGGGCATGCACTGGGCTCACCGGCGGGCGTGCTTCGTCCTGGGAAGGCTGTGTGCCAGGAAGCTAAAACTGTCCCAG GCACGCGTGTACTACGAGGAAGCTCTGAGTGTGTGCGTGGACAGTTTCTCCGACACGCCGCTCCTCGTCGCTCTCTACACCAACCTCACCGCCATCTACCTGAAGCAGCGCATGACGGACAAACTGAGCCAGACCCTGGAGAAGGCCAGCGCcctgctcctctgtctcccCGCTCACGTCTTCACGTCGGCGGACGaggcggagctgctgcagctgctcctgagGAGAGCGGTGGTGATGGTGGACAAACACCTGGAGGCTCGCGTCTGCTACCTGACCTCcagcctcttcctgctcctcaggAAGACTGACGATGCTCTCCCTTTTGTGGAGCGACTCCAGTTTCTGTCCAGGACTCTTTCCGCTGCCGAGTGCCGGCCGATAGCGCCCTTGGACCTCAACTGGCTTTTGAGTTGGCTGTATCATCGTAAATACATGCCTTTCTTAGCTCTGGCCTCTCTGAGCCTGGACTCCAGACGGGACCACTCCCTGCAAAACGCCTTCCAGAGGATTGACTTATTTATCAAGAACTCTGTGCGACTAAATCCGTGCTGGAAGGAAGGGACGTCCTTGCTACCTGCTCAGATCGTGGTTTATTTGCAGCAGACCCTGGTAATCGCCGAGCAGGGGGAGGACATAAAGACCCAGAGGGATTTGTGCCTGGGCTTAGCCACAGTTTACCAGCAGTACGGCGCCCTCGATGAAGCGGTGCGCTGCGCTCAGCAGGCCGTTGAGACCGGAGGCCACATAAATGAAGAGGAGGGCTTTGAGGCGTCTGTTCTTCTTGGGTGGCTGCTGGTGTTATCAGGGCATGCTGAGAAGGCCCAGAGTGTCCTACAGCCACTGCTCACATCGCTACAG GGAACAGACAGTCCCACTCAGCGAGGGGTCATTCATAACCTCCTGGCTCTTTGTCTGAGGCATCAGGGTCGTGTGCAAGAAGCAGGCCGGCATTTTCACTCCGCTCTGGTGATCTCCAGAGAAAGCGGAAACCAGAGGAATCAAGCCCTGGCACTGGCCAACCTGGGCTGTCTGGCGCTAGATGTAGGTGCATCCTGGGTCGCAGAACGCTTCCTGTTCAG ATCCCTCTACCTGTTTGGGGAGCTGTGCGAGAGTCCGGCTGATGAGGAGCACGTGCAGACCTGCCTCTGGCTCGGGCGAAGcttcagagacagagggaggaatcAAGACAGCAGGGCTTGTTACGAAATGGGGCTACTAATTGCACTGCATGCCAAAAACCTGCACA GTCAGATGGTGGTGGCCAAGGTGCTGAGTCGTCTGTACACTGACATGCTGCTGTACGGCCAGAGCATCGTCTACTACGagcactgtgtgtctgtgtccagAGCACTGAAAGACAAAAGGCTGGAGGGGGAATATCTGGAAATCCTCAGCAGCCTCTACCTCTCTCTCAACACCGAGAG ATCGTCTCGGAAGTCTCTCGACTACACCAAGCAGAGCCTGAGGATCTCCATCGACCTGGGCAAACGGGAGGAAGAGTCGGAAACGTGGCTGCAGGTGGGACGCATCTATCACCTCatccaggaggaagagctggCCGACATGTACCTGCAG GCAGCGGTGAAAACAGCCCTGAGGATGAAGGACTCTCACTTTGCGATGAGCATCTATGAGGAGGCGGGAGACGTCTACTTTAAGAGCCACCACAACAGGATGGCTTCTCTGCCTTTCTACAGG GATGGTAGTCTGCCGTTTGCTAGGAGCATCAAGGACATCCACTCGGAGTACCGCCTGTTAAGTAAACTGACGGAGCTGCTGATGAACCAAggcgagcaggaggaggctctgCAGTACGCAACCCTGGCTGTTCAGATCGCCGGCAAAACAG GTGTCGGTGTGAACGAGAGAACCGCCTACCACCGGCTGGCCACGGTGCACTACAGCCTGGAGCAGTACGAGCTGGCAGAAAACTACTACCTGAAGTCGCTCTCACTGTGTCCGgccgtcctgcagcagccggcAGAAGCGCAATACTACACCAAGCTGTACTGCAGACTGGGAAACATCACCCTGCACAAGCTGAAGGTACAGGAGGCAGGGCGGCGGTGTTCAAATCAAAACtccctctgtgctgctggtttGAAAGGGCCTGTCGAG gatgCTCACGATGCAGTGGGTTACTTCCAGTTGGCTCTGGCAGCAGCACTGGAGGACCGAACTCACCCCGAGGCGCTCTATGTGGTGTACATGAAGCTGGCGGAGATCCATGGAAACCACATGCCCGATTCTCAGCTCTGCCAAGTTTACATAGACGGGGCTCAGAGTCTGAAGAGAGTTCTGGCCGGAGAGAAAAGCGCGGATGATGCAGACGAAGGGCCGAGCCAAAAGGGGAAGAGGAAGCTGGATGCTGACGCGGGACTTTCAGAAAGTTTGATGAAGAAAAACGGCATTTCTGATGCAATATCTAAAGACGTGAAGTGTGAAGATGATTCAGCTTCCAGAACAAGTGCATCCCATCTGGACTCACAGCGTAGATGTTCAATCACTGATCTGAAAGGAGATCACAATCACTATCTCCCTGATACAGACGGTCCTTTTGTGGACGCTCCTGGCTCCGAATCAGAAACGATTGCCAGTCAGTCATACAGCGAGAGTGTTTTAACGGAGTCCTTTGATACGGCAAAGGAGCACATCTCAgactccagctgctccaccgaAACATCACAAACGTACCAGAATCCCACAGATGACAAAGACTCTGACTTTGATACCGGCAGCCTGCAAACTCAAATACCTGCTAATGACTCAAGGATCATCAAAGAGGCAAGACTCTGA